The genome window TGATTCAAGTTAAAGACAATGGACCTGGGATGACGGAAACTGTTAGACAACAGGTGTTCAATCCCTTCTTCACCACAAAAGCAACGGGTAAAGGAACTGGATTAGGGCTATCCATCAGCTATCAAATTGTAGTTGATAAGCACGGTGGCTTACTCCAGTGCTTCTCTCAACCCCATCAAGGAGCAGAGTTCCGCATTGAAATTCCTGTTTTGCAAAGCGGTGCTGTAGCACTTGTCGGTCAAAAAACTTGAGTTCCCGCTTGACCGTGCAAAGGCCAAGCTCAAGCTCAGTTTTATTAGGCTGATGCTCCAAAGACTAGCTACAGCATAAAAATATCTCATATCATTTCCGGTTACACTCATACATGATGTTGACTGTTGACTGTTGACGCCGCGAACAGTCAACCGTCAACAGCAAACAGTGAACTCGAATTTACTATTCCGATGCTAACGGATGCCATATCAAATTTGCTATATAGAAAGGCAATAAGTTATTGTGCATTTAAATAGTATATTTATATACGCTATCAAAAATTGTCAAATCCTCTCCCACCTCTCCCTCTGTAATACCACAGACAATCTAGATGCACAACAGCTTATTGCCTGCCTTGTATCAATTGCCGCGATGTAATCTGCCACCTGCTTCCGATTTCATTAAGAAACGAAAAGCTATGGATACTCAAGTGAGAAAATGTGCTATTGTTAATCATGTACAGACCATCAAGATAAGAGCACAGATTCCTAGAGTGTCGCAGGTAGGATAGTTGTGCGCTGATGTAACTCCTATCAAAAATAAATTTTTAATGCTTTATGGAGAAAATTAAAGAGTTACAATTATCCAAATGCCCAACGGGAATTCAGGGACTCGATGAAATCACAGATGGAGGCTTGCCCCAAGGCCGACCAACCTTAATCTGCGGGTCAGCGGGTTCCGGTAAGACCTTATTTGGTGTGGAGTTTCTCGTGCGCGGAGCAACGCTGTACGGAGAACCAGGCGTTTTAGTCACCTTTGAAGAAACTGCATCAGAAATCACCAAAAACGTCGCCTCTTTAGGGTGGAATTTAAATCAGTTAATTGCTGAAGGTAAAATATTAATAGATCATATTTATATTGACCCCAGCGAAATTGAGGAAACAGGAGAATATGACCTAGAAGCCATATTTCTTCGTCTCGGCTATGCGATCGACAAAATTGGCGCTAAACGGGTGGTTTTAGACACGATAGAAGTCTTGTTTGCTGGTTTAGCCAATGCCAACATAGTCCGAGCAGAAGTACGCCGTTTATTTCATTGGTTAAAAGACCGAGGTCTGACAGCCGCGATCACAGGGGAGCGAGGAGATCGCACCTTAACCCGTCAAGGTTTAGAAGAATACGTTTCGGATTGCGTGATCAAATTAGATCAAAAAACGTTTCAAGACATCGCCACAAGAACCCTTCAAGTTGTCAAGTATCGCGGCTCTCGTCACAGTAATAATGAATATCCTTTTTTAATTGAAGAAAATGGCATTTCGGTCTTACCCCTTACTTCATTAAAATTAGACCATGTGGTTTCTAATGAGCGCATCTCAACGGGGATCGCGCAACTTGATGAAATGTTTGGCGGGCAGGGCTACTATCGGGGTAGCAGTATTCTTGTCACAGGCAGGGCTGGAACGGGGAAAACAACGCTGGCATCTTATTTTGCCCGAGCAACCTGCCACAGAGGCGAACGGTGTTTATATCTCGCCACAGAAGAATCCCCTCAACAAATTATCCGCAATTTAAACTCGATTGGTGTGGACTTAGCCCCCTATGTAGAGCAGGGATTGTTGCAATTTGATGCGGTACGTCCCACTAACTACAATTTAGAAATGCGTTTGTTTAAAATCCATAGCTGGGTCAAAAAATTTCAACCAAGCACGATCGTCGTCGATCCGATGAGCAATCTCATTTTGAGTGGAAGCTTTATGCAAACAAAAAGCTTTTTTCTGCGTTTGATTGACTATTTAAAGAGCCAAGGAATCACCATTTTTTTGACAGATTTAACGCCCGGTGATGCTGACCAAGACCACGAACAGACAGAAATGGGTATTTCCTCTCTGATGGATACTTGGTTAGAGCTCCAAACGCTCAAGGTGAATGGGGAGCGCAATCGGATTCTCTATGCCCTCAAATCTCGCGGCATGAAGCACTCCAATCAAGTACGGGAATTTATCATCACCAATGAAGGCGTAAACTTGGTCGAGGTTTACTTGGGAGAGGGCAACGTATTAACAGGAACGGAAAGACTCACTCAAGAACTAAAGGAACAATCTGCCTATAAAAAACGCCAACAGAATTTTGAACTCAAAAAACGCGAGTACGAACAAGAGAAAAAAGTATTACAAGCTCAGATAGATGCTCTACAAATGCAATTGCTCAATCGAGATGCGGAGTTAGATTTGCTGATTCAAGAAGAACAAGAGGAAGAA of Oscillatoria nigro-viridis PCC 7112 contains these proteins:
- the kaiC gene encoding circadian clock protein KaiC; the protein is MEKIKELQLSKCPTGIQGLDEITDGGLPQGRPTLICGSAGSGKTLFGVEFLVRGATLYGEPGVLVTFEETASEITKNVASLGWNLNQLIAEGKILIDHIYIDPSEIEETGEYDLEAIFLRLGYAIDKIGAKRVVLDTIEVLFAGLANANIVRAEVRRLFHWLKDRGLTAAITGERGDRTLTRQGLEEYVSDCVIKLDQKTFQDIATRTLQVVKYRGSRHSNNEYPFLIEENGISVLPLTSLKLDHVVSNERISTGIAQLDEMFGGQGYYRGSSILVTGRAGTGKTTLASYFARATCHRGERCLYLATEESPQQIIRNLNSIGVDLAPYVEQGLLQFDAVRPTNYNLEMRLFKIHSWVKKFQPSTIVVDPMSNLILSGSFMQTKSFFLRLIDYLKSQGITIFLTDLTPGDADQDHEQTEMGISSLMDTWLELQTLKVNGERNRILYALKSRGMKHSNQVREFIITNEGVNLVEVYLGEGNVLTGTERLTQELKEQSAYKKRQQNFELKKREYEQEKKVLQAQIDALQMQLLNRDAELDLLIQEEQEEENAVLENRTFMGRLRHLNP